The following are encoded in a window of Gossypium raimondii isolate GPD5lz chromosome 13, ASM2569854v1, whole genome shotgun sequence genomic DNA:
- the LOC105765375 gene encoding uncharacterized protein LOC105765375, protein MAWLSAAVDKAGGPFSPNKSTLQILAFEAAKTMSRLVALYKSLSDDEMFKLRKGPMKSLGVAFLNSMDESYLLGLACKEKLEDLGHAVVVVSRLSKQCIGDELNRFEIAYHNKKQGIIDVGNVDFNSRNVGKAIEKMEKYANATSALHASLVALNELEVSEKKMQKPKINIDYFNEEINFQRKQVLHFRQISLWSQTFDTSVGLMARIVFVIYARICTIFGPFVPSLTCIYIPKRKALHKKVYPETSYCLLVDKEKYTEHASKSGPIMKASWTNPRPDVLTVANYVYQVQS, encoded by the coding sequence ATGGCGTGGCTCAGTGCAGCGGTTGATAAAGCTGGTGGCCCTTTCTCTCCCAACAAGTCCACGCTTCAAATCTTAGCCTTCGAGGCAGCGAAAACTATGTCTCGCCTTGTCGCACTTTATAAGTCTTTGTCTGATGATGAGATGTTTAAACTCCGGAAAGGTCCCATGAAATCCCTCGGCGTTGCGTTTTTGAACTCCATGGATGAAAGCTATCTTCTTGGCCTTGCGTGTAAAGAGAAGCTCGAGGATCTGGGTCATGCCGTTGTCGTAGTTTCTCGTCTGAGTAAACAATGCATCGGTGACGAACTCAACAGGTTTGAAATCGCTTACCACAACAAGAAACAGGGAATTATTGATGTCGGCAACGTTGATTTTAACTCCAGAAATGTTGGAAAAGCCATTGAAAAGATGGAGAAATACGCGAATGCGACATCTGCTCTACACGCATCATTGGTTGCCCTCAACGAATTGGAAGTATCAGAGAAGAAAATGCAGAAACCGAAGATCAACATTGATTACTTCAACGAGGAAATCAATTTCCAAAGAAAACAGGTTCTACATTTCAGACAAATTTCCCTGTGGAGCCAAACATTTGATACAAGTGTTGGGTTAATGGCTCGAATCGTCTTCGTGATTTACGCTAGAATATGTACCATTTTTGGACCCTTTGTTCCAAGTCTTACATGCATCTATATTCCAAAAAGAAAAGCTTTACACAAGAAGGTTTATCCAGAGACCAGTTATTGCCTCCTCGTAGATAAAGAGAAGTACACGGAACATGCCTCAAAATCAGGTCCAATCATGAAAGCTTCCTGGACCAACCCAAGACCAGACGTTCTCACAGTGGCCAACTATGTCTATCAGGTCCAATCATGA